TGTCAAGGCCGAAAATAGTGCCAAATAAAAACTTCGCTTGGGCCAAAGCGCATCTATCGGCACATGAAGCTCTTCGCGATAATTTTCAAAAAAATACCACAAGCCAAAACTCAAATTCCGTCGAATCATATATACCTGACCTCGCAAGGTAAGTGCGAGAACGCTCGGCCGGTCATTCCGTATTGACGAACATTTTTTACAGTCCGCTTCAACTTGATGCAGGCTCTTAAGTAAGCACACAGGCCGACGTGAACCCCATCGCGACGGACACTAACGCGGGTTCAGACTAAGCGAGACCCTGGAACTTTAAGCCGAAAATCATTTTACATCAAGTGAATAGGCATTTTATGTCATTTTCTTCGAACCGCGCGCAGTTGAACATGACGGATTTTCAAGAGGAAACGCATGCCAAGAAAGCCAAAAGCGCCCCGCGGAGCGGCTCTTGGCGCTCAGGTGGGGCGCAACATTAGGACTGCGAGAACCCAGCGCGGAATGACACAAGGGCAGCTAGCCGAGGCTATTGATATCGAAACGGCAACATTATCTCGCATCGAAATTGGCGCCCAACTTCCCTCGCTCGACCGACTTCAGCATATCTCGGAGGTCCTGCAGGTGCACCTGCGATCATTGGTAGCAGAGGAGAACACCCCAAGCCTATTCATCGAATCAATAGCAGAGGCGCTCAGCGGCCTTCCGACACGGGAGCAAGTATTTTTACGCGATTTCGTGCTCAGCTATTCTCTTCACTGGAAGCGTGGTCAGACGAGCTAAGGATAACAAGACCATGCCTTTTACGATCGGAATTGGTGTAAACGCAATTTGACTAACAGGGTGTAGACGAAATCAATAAACATAGCTGTGGCATGCTATCGCGGTGTAGAAGGAGCATGCCATGGCGACGAAACGTTCACTCGACGACTCTACCCCGTCGGTCCACACTGGCGACAGGCCGCCAGCGTCGAACTCTGACCATATCGCAGCTTTGTACGATATCGTGACAGAGCATGCCCGGGCTGGTCTGCAAGAGATTGCTGAGGACTTACATCGCCGCTGTGGCGCACGCGTCTGTGCGGCGACGATTCGTCGCGCGTTACGTGCTCAAGGCATCGTACGACTCAAGCCGGTACGACGGGCGTACGCTGCAACCGCGGCCAAGGGGCCCAAGCGCTATGGCTACACGGCAGCCCATCGCCGCAAGGACGTGTCACCGTACAGTACCAATCTGACGGACGCGGAATGGGATCTGGTCGCCGATTTGTTCGAGCCTGCGCCGGGGCAACAAGGTACGCCTGTGCACTACAGTCGGAGAGAGAGCTCGTGAATGCATGTTCGTACGGACTACGTACAAGCTGCGCCTGGCGGCTCTTACCCGAGACGTTCCCGCTCTGGCAGGCAATCTACAAAGCATTCGCGCGCTGGGTTGGGGCGGGCGTGTTCGAGCAGATACAAGACCGGCTGCGCGAACAATGGCGTGCACCGGTACAACAAAACCGCATTGTCCTGACCAAACGATCATGACGGTAGCGTCACCCTTGCAGATGAAAGAGACTTGAGGGTGGAAGGTGACGGGTAGAGGTCGTGCTTAAACTTTGGCGGGCTCGCACCCCGTACCCAACGTGACCCGCCGAGCTGACTCGCACCCAGGATTGCACCTGCAAGGGCGTACGCTAAATTGGCCGTTGGCGAATTATCACCATCAGGCATCTTCAGTCTCGGCTCCCGCACCTTCCATTTTTGAGTCTAGCTCAAAGGGAGGGGCGATGGAACTGGTGACGATCCATAAAAGCGTGATTGGCCTGGATGTCCATCAGGCGCAGATCACGGCCTGTGCGCTGATTGAAATGCCCGATGGATCAACCCGGGTCGAACAGCGCCAGTTCGGTGGGTTCAAGCGTGATCGACGAGAATTGGCTGAATGGGCGTTGGCCCTCAAGCCAGACGAAGTGGTCATGGAAAGCACGGGCATCTATTGGAAGAGCCCTCATGCAGCGCTTGAAGCGGTCGGCATTCTTGCCAAGGTCGTCAATGCGCGGCATGTTAAAAACGTTCCAGGGCGCAAGACCGACATTGGCGACGCGCAGTGGCTGGCGATGCTGTCACGGGCCGGTTTGCTACGTGGATCATTCATTCCACCCGCTGTCCTGAGGGAGCTGAGGCTGATCGCCCGTCAGCGACAAAAACTGGTCAGCCAGCTCACGGGTGAAAAAAACCGACTCCACAAGATCCTGGCCGATGGCGGCGTGCGTCTGAGCGTTGTGGTCAGCGATCTTCACGGACAGTCCGCGCGGATCCTGGTCAAAGCCATCATCAGAGGATGTTCGCCTCAAGAAGTTCTGGATCAAGCGAGCAAACGCCTTCGCGCCAGTAGAGAAGTGCTCTACGATGCGGTACAGGGGGAATTGACCGATAGCCATCGGTTTGCGTTGGGCGAAATAATGCAGCACATCGAGGAGATCGAAGCGCGCCTTGCGCGCTTCGAGGCCCGTTTGCTCAATGGCCTCCAACCTGAACACAACGCGTTGGCGTTGCTGCAAACGGTACCCGGTATCGACCTTATGGGCGCGGCCATGCTGCTTGTCGAAATCGGCTCTGACATGACTTCATTTGGCAGCGCTGACCGATTGGCATCGTGGATCGGCATTTGTCCGGGCAATCACGAATCTGCGGGCAAGCGTAAATCCGGTCGAGCGCGCAAAGGCAATCCCTACGTGCGTCGGCTGCTTTGCGAGTTTGCACATGCCGCCTGCCGTTCAAACTGTGCCTTTAAACCGAAATTTGATGCCTTGATGCCGCGTCGAGGTTACAAGCGCAGCATCGTTGCAATCGGCCACAGCATCATCCGCACCATCTTTTTCATGCTCCAGCGCCGCGAACATTACCGCGACCGCCTGGTCGGTTACGAAGCCATGGCGGTCAAGCGTAATGCCCCCGATGGATCAAGGCACTGACTAAATTCGGCTACCTCGATTCAGCCAGCGCCTGATCTAACGGCGTCGTCCCCGAGTATGGCTACTCACAGGCCAGGGGTACGCACGTCTCGATGGTTCTCTCTTTCACGCTAAATTCGGCTACCTCGATTCAGCCAGCGCCTGATCTAACGGCGTCGTCCCCGAGTATGGCTACTCACAGGCCAGGGGTACGCACGTCTCGATGGTTCTCTCTTTCACGCTAAGTTTACAGAAAGCCGAGAGAGCTAAGTCTTGCCGTGATAGGTCGCGCGGGCGCTCGCCACGAGCTCGGAAAAATCGAGCTTCCTGACTCGCTGAATGACGCAAAAAGTCGTTTAGCACGCGTAGACCCATTTGGTCTTAAGCGTCTCTACGACAACTTACGCGAGAAGATCGAAGAAGGCAGGATTTCCGAGTTGCTGCCTATGAACCCGAAGGACGCCCCTTCAGGTTTCTATGAATCGCTGTTTGGCCGAATCGTAGAACAGGTGAATGGGGGATCAAGGAAGTTTGGGGCGCTAGCAGGAAGGCTGGCCGTGGACTGGATGAAGGCCATCCCCTACCTCGAGATGTTAGGTCGTTGGATTTCAAGGCAGCGCAAGAGCGAGCGTAAGAAAGCCGAGCAAGCTTTAAATGATGGCATGACTCCTGCGAAGCCCAAAACGCTAGACGCTCTCATACGAGACGCCTTCGACCTTATTGAAGAAATCGTACGTTTCCAATGTTTGCAGCTTGGGAAGGCCTGTCGAGACCTTCTGCTACAGGCACTACGACAAACAGGGAAACGCCGATCTAGTACTAAAGGTGTTCGACTCTGCCCTGGCGCTGGAACTCGGAATTTCATAAAAGGCCGCAACAGCCTATGTTGAACTCGACCTGTCGCGAATAGCTGCGTCCGCCCTCCAGCGTCTTTCGCCTGAGGAAGGCCCTCTCACAACGGAAGCCTCACGGCAACTCCTTCGCGATTTGAAGGTGGAAAGCCTTAACCTAAGCCCAATAATCGTCACCGAGTTGCTTAGACTGGGCCTGAGTAAAGAAGCGAATAATTCATCACCATCCCAGCAAGGCTAGCTAGCCAAATTAATCCTAGGAGCCTACTGCATGCTTTACCCTATGCGACTCGTTTCTTTGCCTAACTAGGGGGTTGTCGTTTTGATACTCTCATTAAATCAGTACAAAGCCTTAAAAAAAGGAAAAACTTCGCTCGTCAGATTCAGTGGCCTACAGATGAGCGATATTACACCAAGAAGTTGGAAACCGAATTAGTTGAAATTGTTTCAGACTTTCCGGCAAAAAAATCGAGCATTTTTATCTCTTCAACCGCTTCAGGCGGCAATCCTTCGTCAATCTGCTGACGATTCCCTGGCAATGCAAAAGGAACTACAATCTCCGCTCTCTTCCGAGTAATGGTTTTGATGTAATGACGTGTCGTCTCAATGGAAACATGCCCGAGCTGAAACTGCAAAAACGTTTGAAACTGGGCTGCCATTCTTTCATCTAACTCAATTCCTTTTAGTCGACAATAGTTCCATAAAAGATGCGTCGCGCCGGTATGGCGTAGGTAGTGAGGTTTAACTTTTAAGCCTGTCTGACGAAATGCCTCTTCCACCATGTATGGTTTTACTGGAACCCCGCTTTCCGTAAGCCAGAGTAACTGTCCCGCTTGTGGTAGCTCAAGCTGCCCCTGACGTAGACTAGCATTTTTGCGAACACTATAACTCTGGTCAAATAGTTTCTTGCGACTCTCGAAACATTTCGATATATAGTCACGGTAAATAGCCTCAACAGTTTCTGGCCAAATATAACACCAAGCGGGCTTGCGTCCTTTAGCGATATGGTGAAACTTAAGAAATTCCGTGTCAGTGGCCCTCATTTCCGGCCATAACATCCAATGCGGATTTAATTTTCCTCGCGATCGAGGCAATTGGCATGCATTACTTACCCGAAGGCAAGTTTGCATCATTGTTTGCGCTAGTACCGCATATACAATGTCAATTTTCGCTAGGCGACGATATAGTTCCCCGTAAGTCGCCATGCTAATTACACGACCGACGTAATCATCAACTATTGGAGTTCTTTTCTGTCCGTCATCTTGGGCATAATGATGAACGTACCTACTATGGACATCACCAACCTCATCACGATGCCCGGCCCGTGTGGCTGCTCGCTTTTCCGGGAAGATCGCCGCATGAGAGATTCCTTTCATGGTTAGAAACTCGAAAAACTCGCGTATCCGAAGGTATTTAGTGTTGTACGTTGAATTACCCCATCCGTGAACGTTCTGCTGCGCATCAAGTAGACGCGTTACCTGCTCATAAGTCACTGACGTAAAATGAAACCCATTTGCAAACAGCGCCTCTAAGAACTGCTTGATGTCATAAGCTATATTTCTTAGTGAACTTACGTCCACAGTCTTCATCCCGACCAAGATACGCGACGGCCAATAGAAGCGATATATCAAAAACTCGCACATCTCCCTTTGCAGAATTCCGTCAACAAAAGGAATAAGCAAGCCTGAGTCAAGATCTTTATACAGTTCTATTTCCATTTGCCCAACAGATGCTTTATTTATCAAACCAAAGCAGATTCCCGGACGAGTAATTGCCGCGCCCGAGCGACCGCCCTCTTCACCAACCTGCTTCCGCACGCAAACAGCGAAACGCGCTATAGCAGAAGTTCTTACATTGTGATTATGACGAGGCGTGTTTGTTTCGCACAACGATCATTTCGTCGATCCAGGTTTCCTTATAAGGATCCGGCAACGTCAACTTTTTATACATTAAATCTAAGTCCTCATAACTAAGCATCTTGCCAGAGGCGTGACGATTGGCGTTCCGTTCCTTTACGATCTCATTTGGTGTATCAAAAAATACGCAACATTTTGTTACATCCTTGGCGCGTTTAGCGTACTGTACTAGATTTTCACGTTCATATCGCGTCAGGTTTGTCGCATCAAATATTACTGAATGGCGATCAGTGTATAGTTGGGCGTTGGCAGCCCAGGTCGACTTGCCCGAACAAGGCAGTCCGACTAATACATAAAGTCGCTTTGGATGCGCTCGGCTTAGTGCCTCATCTAATTCGTCGTAACACTTCAGCCATGCATCATGGCGGGCGCCCTCGTCACTGAATCTGTAAATCGCATTGCCAAACAAATATTTGTCGGGACAGATTACGGTTCTTATCGCACGATCAATTCCAACGACTTGTCCTGAGCCTTGTCCTTTAGTCGACACCGGATCTGATAATTTGGCTTGCAAGAGCAAGATCGTTTTACGCGCTTCGTCAAGTTCTCGCAACCAATTTGACGATACATTTTTGGCGGTTTCCAACTCCATAATAATTGGTCGAACTGATGACTTTACGCGATCTAGTTCTTGTTCCAAATCCGCAATTTCGCTATTCTCATGAACAACAGCCTTGCAATTTTGAAATTCTTCTCGAAAAGCAATGATTTCCACACCGATTTTTCGATAGTCCTCTGCGACACCATTTTCGGCAAATGGCTTATTTCCAGTAAGATAAGATTTAGCGACGCATGCTTTCTCAGCTATTTTTGTGATACTACATTCATTTACTTTATTCATTCTCTTTGCGCGCTCCTTGCACTCTTTGAACGCCTGTCGGATATCTAAGAGTCGTTCCTGATGAGTTCTCGCGTCACGTTTCCTTTTCGAGCCAAAATCAGACTCCATTTCATTCACCCACCAATTCGCTTGGAAATATCTTTTCAATATCCGAGGCATATTGTTTGACAAAAGCTCGCGCTTGAATACGCAACTCCTCTGTAGCAAGAGGTTGTCCGACTCTCGATTCTAAAAATCCGATATACCAATAAAAGGAATCTCGGAGAGCGGTTGACCAAGGGCCAAGCATCGCATGCTCACAGCGTTTACCAACGCACTGCGCAGGGTTTGGTGCCGCTTGCATATAGCGCCACAATTCTTGATCTATCGCATATTGCTTGATGTTGTCTCGCTCAGTTCGTATTGCACATGGTGGAGGAGACGAGTCATGGGGATTCCTCGTACACAGAACACCGAACGGCGTCATCATTGCCAACATTGAACCGCTAACAATTCGCTCTCTAACGCGTTCTTCAAAAGACGTCAATAGCTCTGAATCCGACATTGATTCGGAATTCGCATTTTGAACAGATCGATGAGATTCATAACCCCTAATGAGTTCTTCTCCTCTTCCACCTGCGAGCCGGCCAGTTGACGCCGCTTTACTCATTCTCTTGGCCATTGCGCTTGCAGCTTCCTCAATTGCATCTTTTCTGGCTTTAAGGAAAATAGGATTGTGATGAAGGTAGGCAAGAGGCATCAAGTTGCTACCGTGACCAAACAAACGCCTCACCAAAAGTATCGACAGACTACTTGCGGAGTCTAGCCAACCGGCAACTGTAGCACGGTAACAATGAGCGGTGTATTCATCATCGTCACCATAAGGCGTGACAAAGGGAATGTCGAACCATTGCGCGAATTTCCGTAGCCATCGATTGACCGTGGATTTACAAACCCTTGCCTTATCTAGTTCTTGTATTCGCCTATAGTTTTTCCCGAAAGGAGCTATAACGTAAGGACTATCGTCATTCCATCGCAATTTTTCTAGAATCGAAATAGCATGGTTAGTTTGCTCTGGAACTGGCAGACGGAGGTGTATGGCGGTTTTATTCACATAGGCGTCGACATAGTAGAGCATGTCGGCTCTACCAGAAGGCCTACAACAGCCTGTTCGGACGAAGGTGAGATCAAGGTTTCTTAGTCCAGTAGTTAAGAAAATAATATTAACGCACGCAGCCCTCAACAAATTGACCATCGAGAGAAAGATCTTGAACGGCAGCGGCCCTTCTTTGGAGAAACCCGCGTGATTGCGCGGCGATGAGCACGCAAGTTTTTTTATCGATGTGGCAAACTTGATTCCAGCTTCAGATCGAAGATATGGAGTATAGCTTTCCGAACTCATGGTCACCGCTTCCCGATGAGCCGCTAATATCAACTCGGAATATTCCTCGATTATCCACATTGACCGTTCAATGACGGGCTGGGTGGTTTGTGGAGGCATAGCCAAATATGGCCTCACTTCAAAAGCTGGCTCTTTTAAATTTGCATAACGCTTGTTAATCCATTTCTCAAATGAAGTATCTTTCCATGGATATTCAAATGTAGGCAGAAGAAAATATAAACCGTCCACCGCATGCCGGGGCAAGTCCTTCAGAAGATTCAGGCATGTCGGCAACCTTCTGACTTCTGCACGTAAAACGATCTTCTGATCGATTAAGGGAACAAGCTCATCGGTTCCGATTTCATTGAGTCCAATTAAATATTCTCCGGCACATCCTTGAAGGATGGATTTTTCCTCTAAAGTCTGCTTTAAAAAGCCTAACAACATATTGAGATAACCCGCTACCGTAGATAGGCTAACCCGTTTCAACTCAATATAATTGAGTATAGCAATTTTTAAAAGTAGAACAAACGCAGGACGTTTGTTGGCTGGATCAACCGACATCCAGCGGATACCGGATTGAGGTATTGTCTCATCTCGCCACTCTAGATCCTTAAAAATGTTCGTCGAGCCTGGAATTTTTTTTTCCGAGTACCTATCGGCTAACTGTCGGATACAAATCCACTGTGCGTTTGCCAGATCCGCTAGCTCTTCAAAATTTTTAGACCGCGCTTCAAAAACGATATTTTCCATAGCATCAATGGTGATCCGAACTAAACGTTTATTAAACTTTAGTTTGTATGATTGGAGGCAAGGACACCGCTCCCGATCTCGCGTCCTCCCACGCACGCTGAACTAAAGCCTCACCGTCCCTTGAATTTTTCTTTTTGTACTTATTTAATGCATCGTTAGCAATCAACCAACGATCTTCATATACGGCGTTCCAAGTAACACCCATTATCAGTCGTTGCTCTTCATATTGAAGAATTCTCAAGCAGATGTATGGCAGGTGTTTTTGACAAATGATACTACGCCTACAACCGAGACATAGGTCGTAATAGGTGCATTCTTTTGCGATCGCCATGCCATGGGTAGGGTTAGCTGGATCTTTGCACTCGCACAAGTATAGGGATTTTCGCGCTTCAGGTTTATCCTCCAAAGATACTTCGCCAGCGAATTCCAACGCTTGATTAATATTTTTGGAAGTGATTGTAGCTATAGCAATATCGAGAACAGCTGTGGCGTTTTGCGAACGCATTATATAATTAGATAGAGTAACGTCTAGCGTATTGTGGTCTAGGTCTGATTGAAGCCGGTCCGCAAGCTCCTGAGAATTCACGACACCAGATAGGTGCTCCAACATTTTTGTTGTCGCAAATACCTTTCTGAATCTTTTTGTTTCCAAGCTCTGTAAGAGCTCCCCGTTTTCTAGAGTTACGGGATAACGTTGATTCAAATCCCGACCCCATTGACTTACGACAGTTTCTGCCATTTCAAAGAACGGGCCGTCAAAATTTGTTTTCGCATGCCTTTCATACTCCTCCAACATCTGATATAAAGGACTATCGATCACTATAGCAACGGCAATTGGCTTGTCTTTTGTGAGCGAACCGGTTTTTCTTTTCCATCCGATAATCTCGACTTCTTTAGGCGCACCCTCTTTTCTAACGAACAAGGTGTCGCCTTGGGACAATATGCTTTTCCCATCAATACGCGACGACCAACTTAGCACAACCTCTTTATTGAGCCCAGTATAAATCATTACTATATTAACCAGGCAGAATGCAAGTTGCGATAGAGCCCCCGTTTTATCGTCTTTCACTGAACGTTTAGCATAAAGTCCGAAAACATTATGTCTTGGCGCAGTAGAGTGTAGAAGATGGGTCTTCCTTTCCCAGACTACATATGCCTCATATTTTTTTGCCAAATCAGGACAGTACTTCGCATAACCAAGAATCAGTTTAGTAAATTGCTTCTTTGAATGAAAATTAAGCTTAAACCATAGAAGTTTATGATTTAATATTTTTCCGTAGCCAATCTCGGTCGATAGCCAAAGATGCAAGAAATTATAAATATCGGCCCTTCCGTTACTTGCTCGCCTGGGTTTACGTCCATGGAATATCCAATCTTCGCCAAGAGACTCCAATGTCAACTCTTCATAATGCTTCAAGTAAGCTATCTGGCGCTTGAACCGATAGAGAAATTGCGCTAGCAATTGATACATAATTGCATCGGAATATGCCCCGTCTATATCATCACCGGAATGATTATGCGGCTCAGGAGCATTATTCCGACGTGGATTTGGCCAAGCTATCTTTTGCAAGTTTCCGTCAAAACTCGTCGCATGATATGATGAAAATATAGATCTGGGATCACCGAATGCTCTCTTATAACCTTTGACGTTTCCCGTCTCAAGGAAGCTTCTGTAATCCAGCCAGTCCTGATATTCGATACTGTAAATGTTGAAACCATCTAATTTTTCTAAACGAGAGGTGGAGATGAACTCGATCCAAATCTTCACGCTGGTAACGATATTCGTCAGCGTGCTATATGATTTGTATTTTCCCGTTAGGAAATGAATCATTAGCCGTGCTAATTGGTGGCCGAATCCGGGCGTGATCTTTTGAGAAGCGAAATCGGGGAGTGCAAGTGACGATAAGCCGCGATTACCGCTGTTCCCGCCGATGACATATTTGATGCCATTTGCTTTGGCCGCTATGACCTCTGCAGATGAAGGCGTTTGAAGGTAGAACCGGGTAAGTTTTTGTTCAGAACGACTGCCGCCGTCTGATATATCGATAAACCGCTTGAGCGGCGGTAAACCGTCATCTTGCAACTGGGCGCGATTGGCGTCAGGCAATAACTGAATGTGTACGGGAGGTTTCGACCGACGGCCCATGGTTGTCTTAACACAAAGTTATGTGTCTTGACACTCTACGCCGGAATGCGTGCGTTGTAAACCGATTCTCAGAAGTTAGTAAATTCGATCTCGTACGGCAGCGACTTGCGGCGCGCGCCGATGTCGCGGAAGTAGGCCAGCATGCCCTCGCAGCCCGTCACCACCGCGCGCTCTTTCGACACGGGCAGGCCCAGTCGATCGAGCCAGTCCAGCGCTTTCGAGTGCGATTCCGGCATCGGCGCGCCTTCCAGCAGGCCGATGCCGTAGGCGAAGAAACGCAGCCGGCGCTGCGCCGTGATGCGCGCATCGAGCTGGCGCAGGCTGCCCGCGGCGGCGTTGCGCGGATTCGCGAATTCCTTCTGGCCCGCGTCGCGCTGGCGCTGGTTCAGGCGGTCGAAATCGTCCTTGAACATCAGCACTTCGCCGCGCACTTCCAGCACGTCCGGCAACGCATTTTCGTCGCCTCCGCCATGGAGGCGCAGCGGGATCACGCGCACCGTGCGGATGTTCGCCGTGACGTCCTCGCCCGTGTAGCCGTCGCCGCGCGTGGCGGCCTGCACGAACACGCCGTTTTCGTAGCGCAGGCTGATGGCCAGGCCATCGAATTTCAGTTCCGCCGCATACGCGACGTGCGCATGGCCCAGGCCCTCGCGCACGCGGCGGTCGAAATTGTCGATGTCTTCATCGGAAAAGCCGTTGTTCAGCGAGAGCATCGGCACGGCATGCGTGACCTGCTTGAATTCGGGAATCGGCGCCGCGCCCACGCGCGACGTCGGCGAATCCATCGATACCGCCTGCGGATGTTTTTCTTCCAGCGCCTGCAGTTCGCGGAACAGGCGGTCGTACTCGGCGTCGGGGATCGTCGGCGCGTCCAGCACGTGGTAGTTGTAGATGTGGTGGTTCAGTTCCTTGACCAGCCACGCCATCCGTTCCAGGTCGTCGGGGGAATCGCTCATCGTCACCTCAGCTGAACAGGCGCAGCGCGCGCGTGGAGCCGGCCGCGATGTCGGCCGCGTCCATCTCCTGGTAGAACTCGCGCACCTGGCCCGCGATCTCTTCCAAGGTGGCATCCGTCAGCGGCTGGTCGAAGTCGTCGACGATGGCGGCATCGAGGCGCTGCTCGAGATCCTTCGCGCAGGCGACCATCTTGCCGAAGCCGTCGCGTGCCGGGGCCACGCACGGCACGTCCAGCAGCAAGGTCAGGCGCGACGTGGTGTCGGCGCCCAGC
This genomic stretch from Massilia putida harbors:
- a CDS encoding helix-turn-helix domain-containing protein; this translates as MPRKPKAPRGAALGAQVGRNIRTARTQRGMTQGQLAEAIDIETATLSRIEIGAQLPSLDRLQHISEVLQVHLRSLVAEENTPSLFIESIAEALSGLPTREQVFLRDFVLSYSLHWKRGQTS
- a CDS encoding helix-turn-helix domain-containing protein — encoded protein: MATKRSLDDSTPSVHTGDRPPASNSDHIAALYDIVTEHARAGLQEIAEDLHRRCGARVCAATIRRALRAQGIVRLKPVRRAYAATAAKGPKRYGYTAAHRRKDVSPYSTNLTDAEWDLVADLFEPAPGQQGTPVHYSRRESS
- a CDS encoding transposase, which translates into the protein MGSGRRFVRACAGATRYACALQSERELVNACSYGLRTSCAWRLLPETFPLWQAIYKAFARWVGAGVFEQIQDRLREQWRAPVQQNRIVLTKRS
- a CDS encoding site-specific integrase, encoding MCETNTPRHNHNVRTSAIARFAVCVRKQVGEEGGRSGAAITRPGICFGLINKASVGQMEIELYKDLDSGLLIPFVDGILQREMCEFLIYRFYWPSRILVGMKTVDVSSLRNIAYDIKQFLEALFANGFHFTSVTYEQVTRLLDAQQNVHGWGNSTYNTKYLRIREFFEFLTMKGISHAAIFPEKRAATRAGHRDEVGDVHSRYVHHYAQDDGQKRTPIVDDYVGRVISMATYGELYRRLAKIDIVYAVLAQTMMQTCLRVSNACQLPRSRGKLNPHWMLWPEMRATDTEFLKFHHIAKGRKPAWCYIWPETVEAIYRDYISKCFESRKKLFDQSYSVRKNASLRQGQLELPQAGQLLWLTESGVPVKPYMVEEAFRQTGLKVKPHYLRHTGATHLLWNYCRLKGIELDERMAAQFQTFLQFQLGHVSIETTRHYIKTITRKRAEIVVPFALPGNRQQIDEGLPPEAVEEIKMLDFFAGKSETISTNSVSNFLV
- a CDS encoding AAA family ATPase; translated protein: MNKVNECSITKIAEKACVAKSYLTGNKPFAENGVAEDYRKIGVEIIAFREEFQNCKAVVHENSEIADLEQELDRVKSSVRPIIMELETAKNVSSNWLRELDEARKTILLLQAKLSDPVSTKGQGSGQVVGIDRAIRTVICPDKYLFGNAIYRFSDEGARHDAWLKCYDELDEALSRAHPKRLYVLVGLPCSGKSTWAANAQLYTDRHSVIFDATNLTRYERENLVQYAKRAKDVTKCCVFFDTPNEIVKERNANRHASGKMLSYEDLDLMYKKLTLPDPYKETWIDEMIVVRNKHASS